GTGGCAACGGAAATGGATGTTAAACTAGGTGAAGAAGTGGGGTATTCTATAAGATTCGAAGATCAAACTTCGTCGGGTACTAAGATAAAGTTTATGACAGACGGTATATTATTACGTGAGACTTTACTCGATAACTCACTAGATAAATACAGCTGTATTATCATCGATGAAGCTCACGAACGATCATTAAATACAGATGTGCTGCTAGGTTTATTTAAAACGTTATTGACTGAGAGAAGAGATCTAAAGCTTATTATTACTTCTGCTACGATGAATGCCCAAAagttttctaattttttcgGTAATGCTCCACAATTTACAATTCCTGGAAGGACATTTCCTGTTAAAGTGatatattccaaatatcCTGTGGATGATTATGTTGATGCGGCGGTAACTGAAGCTGTTAGAATCCATCTATCTACACCCATTACTAGTGGTGATATCTTAATATTCATGACTGGTCAAGAAGATATAGAGACCGCAGCTGATTCagtaaaagaaaaattacttAATGtttatatgaaaaaatacGGTATTTCCACGTTcgatgaaattaatgacATTGAGATTTTACAAATTTACTCTGCCTTACCAgcaaatattcaaaataaaatctttcaaaaatatctaaatgaaaataaaagaaaaattgttaTTGCAACTAATATCGCTGAAACATCATTAACTATTGATGGTATTCGTTATGTTATTGATTGTGGATATTCTAAATTAAAAGTTTATAACCCAAAGATTGGTCTAGATAGTTTGACCATTACACCAATTGCATTAACAAATGCTATTCAAAGATCAGGGAGAGCAGGCCGTACAGGTCCTGGTGTTGCATATAGATTGTATACAGAAGAGACTAGCGAAGATGATATGTATCCACAAGCAATTCcagaaattcaaagaacAAATCTTTCTAATACGGTTCTTCTATTAAAGTCATTAGATGTGGATGACGTTTTAaaatttccatttcttgATCCGCCACCTTTACAAACTTTATTAACATCATTATACGAACTTTGGTTTAATGAAgcaattgataataaaggTGTGCTAACTCCATTAGGCAGACAAATTGCTAAATTCCCATTACAACCTTCACTTTCCAAAATACTACTAATATCATCCCAAAATGGTTGTAGTGAAGAAATGGTGACGATAGTATCGCTACTTTCTGTTCCTCAAGTATTTTATAGGCCGAAAGAACGTCAAGAGGAATCTGATATGGCAAGGAaaagatttttcatttctgaATCAGACCATTTGACACTTTTAAATGTATATTCACAGTGGAAAAGCAATAATTATTCCAGTCAATGGTGCCAAAAACATTTCTTACAATATAAGTCATTAGTTAGAGCTGCTGATATTAGAAGCCAGTTGTTAACTGTAATGGAACGACAAGGAATTGAAGTTGTCTCATCAGGTTCGGATTGGAacataataagaaaatgTATTTGCTATGGATTTTCACAGCAAGCCGCCAAAATTTCTGGACTTGGGAAATATGTTCATCTACGGACAGGAATGGATGTTCATTTACATCCTACAAGTGCATTGTATGGGTTAGGTGATCTTCCCTCTTATGTCGTTTATCATGAGCTTTTAATGACCACTAAGGAATATATATGTTGTGTTACATCAGTAGATCCATTTTGGCTTATGGATTCTGGATTCCTTCTCTACGATATTAGAAGaagtaaagaaattaagGAGGATAAAAATGGCATGTTTGGAGGTTACtcaaatgaagatgaagaaactgaaaTAAAAGATGATCTCGATTTCAAAGTTGAAAATTGTTTAAATAAAAGGAATCTTTTTCtcaaaaatttggaatccTTCAATAAAAATGCAAAGGTAGAGGATACTGCTatggataataaattaaataagacaaaaaaacaaagagTGTAGTGGTTGGTTTTAAGAAGAGACGGCCTTTATGATGAAGTAGCTTTAAGGAATGCATTATTTAGAGAGACGCGTAAACACGTTTGTTATGcataaatattattcatgaATTCTATATAAACAATTTTTAGATATACTaaaattaaacaatataCAGAGGTTTGTAATGAATAGGGAGACAATGGGCAAGTCGAGTCGGATAGTAAGACTGCTGACCATAACATCATTCgctaaatatatatcaaagTCCTTATGATTCTTCTGCTATTTACAAGAAATCAAAACGAGCTAACATTCACAGTTCAACATAAGTATAGTTAAGTAACATAAATCCTTCATATAATGTCTAACATATCACAGGTTTTTTATAACCACGAAAAACTCAGTCCTACTTATATACCCTGAATATCCTTACTTAGGATCTAATAGAATGTTCATTCCCCTGGAGAGTGGTATGGCTTAGCTAACAGATTATAGAAGGGTAGAATCAGCACATATACACTTAGGCAAGATTTGAAGGCTCTATTGAATCTTGTTACCAATCATCGCGTaaaatatgatgatgatggacCCATTCATTGAAATCTGTCGTATGTAAAACCTGGCTCAACGGGATTTTTGTCAAATATTGTATCTTGGAAAGCTTTATAATAACCAGTAAATATACCACATTCTGATTCgttataaatattatttgcCTTTGGTAACCATTCTGAGATATTTTGTATTCTACGATCACTTGCAGGATGAGTACTTAAGAATTCCAAGCTTCTTGAGCCTCcaatttgtttttcaaatgcTGACATTCTCTGCCATAACTTAACAGATTCTTCAGGATGGAAACATGCCTTTgccattatcattaaacCAATATAATCAGCTTCTGTTTCCATTTGTCTTGAGGCAGGCATTCTTAAGAGGCTatccaataataatctatTGATATTCTCTACACCAGTGACCAGGTATAATACTAATCcaataattgaatatattggagcttttgataaattttctGAAGTATGTCTGGCCAATTGATGCGCAAACTCATGAGAAAGAACTGTGGCTAACCCGTCATCATTTTGACAAATGTTTAAAATTGAGCTGAACACGAAAACTTTCCCACCAGGTAATACAAATGCATTTGGTGGAGCTCTTGGATCGTTAACAATATGAACTTTCCATTTAATTCCGTCTAGTTGACTTCTGTCTACTGTATGGTCCTTTTGAGCTGCTTCAACGATTCTTCCGAATATGTTTTCAACCTTTTTAGCTAATGGATGATCGGATGGAAGTATACTATTCCCAGTTTCACTTAACATGGAGTTATATGTATAATTaccaattttcaattctaatGAACGAGGGATCCAAAGAAACCTTTTCCTGCCACTAACTGGCGCCTCTTCTAAATGTGTTATGTAGAACAATGATCCAGtaccaaataatattgCTAGGTATTTCCTCGAAGTTGGGTCTTTTAGTAATTGGGTGAATGTAATTTTTTGGTCTTGTCTATAATTGAAACGTTTATAGTAATCTGGATTGGAATAGTAATATCTTATTCGTGATCTGATTGGAGAAAAATTCCTTTGGAAAATGGACATCCTACTACTGAACCGGGAGAATTGTTTGAACATATTGTAAAATCTTTTATCTATTGGTTATGATATTTAAGTATATAGTCTTGAAGTCTTGTGTAACCCTTTTTAGCTCTTGTTTGTCTATGTACTCATTCTTGAATGTATATTTTGAGAAGCTTCTTCTTGTTATCTAATCAATCATAAGCGATAATCTGATATGGACGAAACGGAACATGCTAAACATGGTCCAATTGAGCATGCATCGGTATAAATCAAGGCTTCCAAGTCGAAGCGGTCTGTCGATAGCTGATAACcaatcaaataaatcagTTCATCTGAAGAGGAATTCAAAAATGTGGTTTTGAaacaaagaagatatttttttaatgtaACTATGGTAAAGTACTTGTAAGTAGaagaattatataaatatagCTTACATATCTTTTTCGCCgatcataataatatttataaataaatagagATCTATTATAGAATACAGTTGTCTATCAACAGAGTAACACTTACTTATCCTTCTAATAGACGTTGATTTTAAACCACTATTCACTATATATAACgcttctttttctctttttattttatgtGACCATAATAATACTTGGAATAGCTTAGTTTAAGTTTCAAATGAAGGATCAGAAGCCACAattgatgttgttgttgtagtAGTCGTTGTTGAACGTTGATGCTGACCATCAAAGTTTCTTAGTTCtaaatatcttttttttgtcttATAATACAATAACCATGCGGTCAACATGAAGACTAACATTGTTATCACGATACTTAAGAAGTCAAACAATCTCGAACTTGTTGAATCAGATTCTCCCATACTTTTAATTCTTGAACcgataaacaaataaattaaaactTTTGGAGTTGTTATAAGATTAGCT
The Naumovozyma dairenensis CBS 421 chromosome 5, complete genome DNA segment above includes these coding regions:
- the PRP16 gene encoding DEAH-box RNA helicase PRP16 (similar to Saccharomyces cerevisiae PRP16 (YKR086W); ancestral locus Anc_5.683) — its product is MSKNEENLISLIQERTSLNVTTNFLIILKKLAIRNKGNVDNFKKSCLALGKFNTRDEFLEKLFDRLTNSEEIPRKEAVTVEHHEKKPHPPSSNKLEGYLKSTEPSLPQKRTKFKVSLNFDDSGSEDEGDDENLDTLIPSFKPANELISHHSTDTPLFKRKLNKDTASKLKEYSPANVKKLEPKLLLSKSDTSGNRLVNPSARLSNNASSLPHNKRSEKEYINLNDDANGIEDEKKKILNSEITTDDVEWYNYDDSGAPTSEEVELIHELNFSKKTSDNFASRTSNQDTLHSEIQLYSLSIEQRKNWLPFFLKNYSNIHNISNSMILGSFTEDPTHIDGLINPFRNPGSKFSQNARLPSKLVRLRRLQNDQTEKSKQDSNIVGTQLGEVLGIKQSNSDDLKESTSEKNNTRQTVEEIKEDVKATRRSLPIYKTRSDLLRTIRENQVIVIIGETGSGKTTQLAQYIYEDGFCNNGKMIGCTQPRRVAAMSVAKRVATEMDVKLGEEVGYSIRFEDQTSSGTKIKFMTDGILLRETLLDNSLDKYSCIIIDEAHERSLNTDVLLGLFKTLLTERRDLKLIITSATMNAQKFSNFFGNAPQFTIPGRTFPVKVIYSKYPVDDYVDAAVTEAVRIHLSTPITSGDILIFMTGQEDIETAADSVKEKLLNVYMKKYGISTFDEINDIEILQIYSALPANIQNKIFQKYLNENKRKIVIATNIAETSLTIDGIRYVIDCGYSKLKVYNPKIGLDSLTITPIALTNAIQRSGRAGRTGPGVAYRLYTEETSEDDMYPQAIPEIQRTNLSNTVLLLKSLDVDDVLKFPFLDPPPLQTLLTSLYELWFNEAIDNKGVLTPLGRQIAKFPLQPSLSKILLISSQNGCSEEMVTIVSLLSVPQVFYRPKERQEESDMARKRFFISESDHLTLLNVYSQWKSNNYSSQWCQKHFLQYKSLVRAADIRSQLLTVMERQGIEVVSSGSDWNIIRKCICYGFSQQAAKISGLGKYVHLRTGMDVHLHPTSALYGLGDLPSYVVYHELLMTTKEYICCVTSVDPFWLMDSGFLLYDIRRSKEIKEDKNGMFGGYSNEDEETEIKDDLDFKVENCLNKRNLFLKNLESFNKNAKVEDTAMDNKLNKTKKQRV
- the OMA1 gene encoding metalloendopeptidase (similar to Saccharomyces cerevisiae OMA1 (YKR087C); ancestral locus Anc_5.684), which translates into the protein MFKQFSRFSSRMSIFQRNFSPIRSRIRYYYSNPDYYKRFNYRQDQKITFTQLLKDPTSRKYLAILFGTGSLFYITHLEEAPVSGRKRFLWIPRSLELKIGNYTYNSMLSETGNSILPSDHPLAKKVENIFGRIVEAAQKDHTVDRSQLDGIKWKVHIVNDPRAPPNAFVLPGGKVFVFSSILNICQNDDGLATVLSHEFAHQLARHTSENLSKAPIYSIIGLVLYLVTGVENINRLLLDSLLRMPASRQMETEADYIGLMIMAKACFHPEESVKLWQRMSAFEKQIGGSRSLEFLSTHPASDRRIQNISEWLPKANNIYNESECGIFTGYYKAFQDTIFDKNPVEPGFTYDRFQ